CCCTCGGGCTCTACGGCGTCGTGGCCACCTTCCAGCCCGATGCGCACTTCGGGCGAATCCTCGCCGCGTACGGCGGGGTCTTCGTCGCCGGGTCGCTGCTGTGGGGGATGGCCGTCGACGGCTTCCGACCCGACCGCTGGGACGTCACCGGCGCCCTCGTCTGCCTCGCCGGCGTCGCCCTGATCATGTACGCGCCGCGCTCGGCCTGAGGAGGGAGGGGCGCCCCCCTTCGCCCTCCGACGCGGGCCCGCCACCGCGGCGGCGATACGATCGGCCCATCATGAGCAGCTCCTCCGCAGACCCCACGTCCACCGCCCCGCGACTGCGTGTCGCTCCCTCGCCGACGGGGGACCCGCACGTCGGCACCGCCTACATGGCGCTGTTCAACC
Above is a window of Janibacter cremeus DNA encoding:
- a CDS encoding YnfA family protein, which gives rise to MDVARSVPLFVLAALLEIGGAWLVWQGLREHRGWLWIGAGVVALGLYGVVATFQPDAHFGRILAAYGGVFVAGSLLWGMAVDGFRPDRWDVTGALVCLAGVALIMYAPRSA